Proteins from one Kineosporiaceae bacterium genomic window:
- a CDS encoding holo-ACP synthase — protein MIIGVGIDVVDIARFERTLERTPALRERLFTAPERELGVLSLAARFAAKEALAKALGAPVGMSWQDVTILRPHATRPEFAIIGSVAERAAELGVVRLHLSMSHDGGIASAMVVAEGE, from the coding sequence ATGATCATCGGTGTCGGGATCGACGTGGTGGACATCGCCCGGTTCGAGCGCACCCTGGAGCGCACTCCGGCGCTGCGTGAACGGCTGTTCACCGCGCCCGAGCGAGAGCTCGGCGTCCTCAGCCTGGCGGCTCGCTTCGCCGCCAAGGAGGCCCTGGCCAAGGCGTTGGGGGCGCCGGTCGGCATGAGCTGGCAGGACGTCACCATTCTGCGCCCGCACGCCACCCGTCCCGAGTTCGCCATCATCGGCTCGGTCGCCGAACGGGCGGCCGAGTTGGGCGTCGTCCGGCTGCACCTGTCGATGTCGCACGACGGGGGCATCGCCAGCGCCATGGTGGTCGCCGAGGGCGAGTAG
- a CDS encoding bifunctional ADP-dependent NAD(P)H-hydrate dehydratase/NAD(P)H-hydrate epimerase, whose amino-acid sequence MLRAWRVADIRQAEEIRLAEVPEGALMQRAAAGLAAVCARELRGRAGGVSGRRVVLLVGAGNNGGDALYAGQRLARRGARVDAVLLATLGRVHQAGLAALRAAGGRVVFGEDGPAVAGVLASADLVVDGIVGLGGTPGLREDAARAVAAIAPSAVVVAVDLPSGVDPDTGELPPADGDDRPRHVTADVTVTFGAYKPCVLLPPATSVCGRVELVDLGFGSLRWPGPDVQRFQPDDAARCWPQPSVRDHKFTRGVLAMVVGSVRFPGAAVLGVGGALRAGAGVVRHVGPPEVAAAVLAAHPETVIGVEASDRIDAWVIGSGIPSAGLRQQYEAIRDVLLDDTPKVLDAGALEFAGRPLVRHTVLTPHAGELSRLLVRLGEPASREVIEAAPLRHARRAAELTGATVVLKGATTLVVQPADPASERPERVAAQSDATAWLATAGAGDVLAGVIGALLAAGLDPFEAAGAGVLVHGRAARLAAGCRPDGSGGGPITAGDVASRLPAAVREVIAPERILR is encoded by the coding sequence ATGCTGCGGGCGTGGCGGGTGGCCGACATCCGGCAGGCGGAGGAGATCCGGCTGGCCGAGGTGCCCGAGGGTGCCCTGATGCAGCGGGCGGCGGCGGGGCTTGCCGCGGTGTGTGCCCGGGAACTGCGCGGGCGCGCCGGCGGTGTGAGCGGGCGTCGCGTCGTCCTGCTGGTCGGGGCCGGCAACAACGGCGGCGATGCGCTCTACGCGGGGCAGCGGCTGGCCCGCCGCGGTGCGCGCGTGGACGCCGTGCTGCTGGCGACGCTCGGCCGCGTGCACCAGGCGGGCCTGGCGGCGTTGCGGGCAGCGGGTGGCCGGGTCGTGTTCGGCGAGGACGGCCCTGCCGTGGCGGGCGTGCTCGCGTCGGCCGATCTCGTCGTCGACGGCATCGTCGGGCTCGGCGGCACCCCCGGTCTGCGCGAGGACGCCGCGCGCGCGGTGGCCGCGATCGCGCCGTCCGCGGTGGTGGTGGCCGTCGATCTGCCCAGTGGCGTCGACCCCGACACCGGTGAGCTGCCGCCGGCCGATGGCGACGACCGCCCGCGGCACGTGACGGCCGACGTCACCGTGACCTTCGGGGCCTACAAACCCTGTGTGCTGCTGCCTCCTGCGACGTCGGTGTGTGGCCGGGTCGAGCTGGTCGACCTCGGGTTCGGCTCGTTGCGCTGGCCCGGGCCCGATGTCCAGCGTTTCCAGCCGGACGACGCCGCGCGGTGCTGGCCCCAGCCGAGCGTGCGCGACCACAAGTTCACCCGCGGGGTGCTCGCCATGGTGGTGGGCTCTGTCCGCTTTCCGGGCGCTGCCGTGCTCGGCGTCGGGGGGGCACTGCGCGCCGGGGCGGGCGTGGTGCGCCATGTCGGACCGCCCGAGGTCGCGGCCGCGGTGCTCGCGGCCCACCCGGAGACCGTGATCGGGGTCGAGGCGAGCGATCGGATCGACGCCTGGGTGATCGGCAGCGGGATCCCGTCCGCGGGCCTGCGGCAGCAGTACGAGGCGATCCGCGACGTCCTGCTCGATGACACCCCCAAGGTGCTGGACGCCGGCGCGCTCGAGTTCGCGGGTCGCCCCCTGGTTCGCCACACGGTGCTCACCCCGCACGCGGGGGAACTCTCGCGATTGCTCGTCCGGCTCGGCGAACCGGCGAGTCGAGAGGTCATCGAGGCCGCCCCGCTGCGCCATGCCCGCCGCGCCGCCGAGCTCACCGGGGCCACCGTGGTGCTCAAGGGGGCGACCACGCTCGTGGTGCAGCCGGCGGATCCGGCGTCGGAGCGTCCGGAGCGGGTCGCGGCCCAGTCCGATGCCACCGCCTGGCTGGCCACGGCGGGGGCCGGGGACGTGTTGGCCGGGGTGATCGGCGCCTTGCTCGCCGCAGGGCTGGACCCGTTCGAGGCCGCGGGTGCCGGGGTCCTGGTGCACGGTCGGGCGGCGCGGCTGGCGGCGGGCTGCCGGCCCGATGGGTCCGGCGGCGGACCGATCACGGCCGGTGACGTGGCGAGCCGGCTGCCGGCCGCCGTCCGGGAAGTGATCGCACCTGAGAGAATCCTCCGGTGA
- a CDS encoding alpha/beta hydrolase — MTEPAEPSTTGPKVRRAKVGLVSLGVGLAAAGVGAALGVAAERLAVGRPLLPPFGPPPEDGEDYGGLHTPGRAVLADDTVRLHVEVEDIGTPGRQDPTVVFSHGYALTMDSWHFQRQQLRREPGRNLRLVFWDQRGHGRSASGRPGSSTIDQLGSDLSEVIEAVAPSGPLILIGHSMGGMTVMSLAHRRPELFADRVRAVALVSTSAGGLDDVDFGIAGLGRVLQRFAPSTVKALIRTPRLVERGRRIVSDLETVLVRRYSYASPVSNALVRFTADMIASTRLEVISDFLPTFSTHDKRAALSSLAMVPALVIVGDHDLLTPADHSAEIAELLPRAEHVVVPDGGHLLMLEHPEVVTANLLQLIDAATDPDGARRVRLPSPVRRTVASLRRRRPGRGPTA; from the coding sequence GTGACCGAACCCGCCGAGCCGAGCACGACGGGGCCGAAGGTGCGCCGCGCCAAGGTCGGACTGGTCTCGCTCGGGGTCGGTCTGGCTGCGGCGGGGGTCGGGGCCGCACTCGGTGTGGCCGCCGAGCGGCTCGCCGTCGGGCGGCCGTTGCTGCCGCCGTTCGGCCCACCGCCGGAGGATGGTGAGGACTACGGCGGCCTGCACACCCCCGGCCGGGCCGTGCTGGCCGACGACACGGTGCGGCTGCACGTCGAGGTCGAGGACATCGGCACCCCGGGTCGCCAGGACCCGACTGTCGTGTTCAGCCACGGCTACGCGCTGACCATGGACTCCTGGCATTTCCAGCGTCAGCAGCTGCGCCGCGAGCCGGGCCGCAACCTGCGCCTGGTGTTCTGGGATCAGCGGGGCCACGGCCGCTCTGCCTCCGGCCGGCCGGGATCCTCGACCATCGACCAGCTCGGATCGGACCTGTCCGAGGTGATCGAGGCGGTGGCGCCGTCCGGGCCGTTGATCCTGATCGGCCACTCCATGGGGGGCATGACGGTGATGTCGCTGGCCCACCGCCGTCCGGAGTTGTTCGCCGACCGGGTGCGCGCGGTGGCGTTGGTCTCGACCAGTGCCGGCGGGCTGGACGACGTCGACTTCGGCATCGCCGGGCTGGGGCGGGTGCTGCAGCGGTTCGCCCCGTCCACCGTCAAGGCCCTCATCCGGACGCCACGGCTGGTCGAGCGGGGCCGACGGATCGTCAGCGACCTCGAGACCGTGTTGGTGCGGCGCTACTCCTACGCCTCGCCGGTCTCGAACGCGCTGGTGCGCTTCACCGCCGACATGATCGCCTCGACCCGGCTCGAGGTGATCTCCGACTTCCTGCCGACGTTCTCGACGCACGACAAGCGTGCCGCACTGTCGTCGCTGGCCATGGTGCCGGCCCTGGTGATCGTGGGGGACCACGACCTGCTCACCCCGGCCGATCACAGTGCCGAGATCGCCGAGCTGCTGCCGAGGGCCGAGCATGTCGTGGTGCCGGACGGGGGCCACCTGCTGATGCTCGAGCACCCCGAGGTGGTCACGGCCAACCTGCTGCAGCTGATCGACGCCGCAACCGATCCGGACGGCGCGCGCCGGGTTCGTCTGCCGTCACCGGTTCGGCGTACGGTTGCCTCGCTGCGACGTCGTCGCCCGGGCCGAGGTCCGACGGCGTGA
- the tsaE gene encoding tRNA (adenosine(37)-N6)-threonylcarbamoyltransferase complex ATPase subunit type 1 TsaE has protein sequence MRILGARLALLVRPGDLAVLTGDLGAGKTTLTQGIGTGLGVREMISSPTFVIARVHPSLVGGADLVHVDAYRLGSLAEVDELDLDASLDRSVTVVEWGEGLVEDLAPDRLEVLIRRPRGDADGAADMAPMDGDENRYVSISGYGERWEGVSFPTSVG, from the coding sequence ATGCGGATCCTCGGCGCCCGGTTGGCGCTGCTGGTCCGCCCCGGCGACCTGGCCGTGCTCACCGGCGACCTGGGGGCGGGCAAGACCACGCTGACCCAGGGCATCGGCACCGGGCTCGGCGTGCGCGAGATGATCAGCAGCCCGACCTTCGTGATCGCCCGGGTGCACCCCTCGCTGGTCGGGGGCGCCGACCTGGTGCACGTGGACGCCTACCGTCTCGGCTCACTGGCCGAGGTCGACGAGCTCGACCTGGACGCCTCGCTGGACCGCTCGGTGACCGTGGTGGAGTGGGGTGAGGGCCTGGTCGAGGACTTGGCCCCGGACCGGCTCGAGGTGCTGATCCGCCGTCCTCGCGGCGATGCCGACGGCGCCGCCGACATGGCGCCGATGGACGGCGACGAGAACCGGTACGTGTCCATCTCCGGATACGGCGAGCGGTGGGAGGGCGTCAGCTTTCCCACCTCGGTCGGGTGA
- the tsaB gene encoding tRNA (adenosine(37)-N6)-threonylcarbamoyltransferase complex dimerization subunit type 1 TsaB has product MLLALDTSGATVTVALAQGADDAAPVTVIAEQRVELASRHAERLAPMIAEVLTQADRAISDVSAVAVGVGPGPFTGLRVGLVTARVLGHVLSVPVLGVCSLDALAAELIETGAVEPGTTFVVATDARRREVYWAEYRSGSGVGAGAGTEPEAGVMPQRLSGPAVDRPADLLGRISDAAGRMAVFGRGAQLYPELLGVPPEGADLDVAAGAVARCAAAMRARSEVLEPVPMYLRRPDAVAPGVRKRVR; this is encoded by the coding sequence CTGCTCCTCGCCCTGGACACCTCCGGAGCCACCGTGACGGTGGCGCTCGCGCAGGGGGCGGACGACGCAGCGCCCGTCACCGTGATCGCCGAACAGCGGGTGGAGTTGGCGAGCCGCCATGCCGAGCGGCTGGCCCCGATGATCGCCGAGGTGCTCACCCAGGCCGACCGGGCGATCAGCGATGTGAGCGCGGTCGCGGTCGGCGTCGGGCCCGGACCGTTCACCGGGCTACGGGTCGGTCTGGTCACCGCCCGCGTGCTGGGCCACGTGCTGAGCGTTCCGGTGCTGGGGGTGTGCTCGCTGGATGCCCTGGCCGCCGAGTTGATCGAGACCGGTGCGGTCGAGCCGGGGACGACGTTCGTCGTGGCCACCGATGCCCGACGGCGCGAGGTGTACTGGGCCGAGTACCGATCCGGGTCCGGAGTTGGGGCCGGAGCTGGGACCGAGCCCGAGGCCGGCGTGATGCCCCAGCGGTTGAGCGGGCCTGCTGTCGACCGTCCGGCGGACCTGCTCGGCCGGATCTCGGATGCGGCAGGGCGGATGGCGGTGTTCGGACGCGGCGCCCAGCTCTACCCGGAGCTGCTGGGCGTGCCGCCCGAGGGTGCTGACCTGGACGTCGCCGCCGGGGCGGTGGCGCGCTGCGCCGCCGCGATGCGGGCCCGCAGTGAGGTGCTCGAGCCGGTGCCGATGTATCTGCGCCGTCCGGACGCCGTGGCCCCCGGCGTGCGCAAGCGGGTGCGGTGA
- the rimI gene encoding ribosomal protein S18-alanine N-acetyltransferase: MLVPLRWWHLEGAAALETELFGGTAWSAETFWSELARPQSRWYVAALDGDQVLGYAGLMVTDRQGDVQTVAVAPSARGQGLGGALLSALLAEAGRRGVGSVMLEVEASNVAAIALYTRFGFEQISVRRGYYAPEGGDAWVMRRREPLGEKR, encoded by the coding sequence ATGCTCGTGCCGCTGCGGTGGTGGCATCTCGAGGGCGCCGCCGCCCTCGAGACGGAGTTGTTCGGCGGCACCGCCTGGAGCGCCGAGACCTTCTGGTCGGAGTTGGCCCGCCCGCAGAGCCGTTGGTACGTCGCGGCTCTCGACGGGGATCAGGTGCTCGGCTACGCCGGATTGATGGTGACCGATCGCCAAGGCGACGTGCAGACCGTGGCGGTGGCGCCGTCCGCGCGAGGGCAGGGTCTGGGCGGTGCATTGCTGTCGGCGCTGCTGGCGGAGGCCGGCCGGCGCGGGGTCGGCTCGGTCATGCTCGAGGTCGAGGCATCCAATGTCGCCGCGATCGCCTTGTACACCCGGTTCGGGTTCGAGCAGATCTCGGTGCGTCGCGGCTACTACGCGCCCGAGGGTGGGGACGCCTGGGTGATGCGGCGGCGAGAGCCGTTGGGGGAGAAGCGATGA
- the tsaD gene encoding tRNA (adenosine(37)-N6)-threonylcarbamoyltransferase complex transferase subunit TsaD, translating to MSLVLGIETSCDETGVGLVRDGVLLVDAIASSVDEHARFGGVVPEVASRAHLEAMVPTIERACAQAGVRVSDVDAVAVTSGPGLVGALTVGVAAAKALALGLGVPLYGVNHLAAHVAVDTLEHGPLPQPSIAMLVSGGHSSLLLVPDVTAEIIPLGRTIDDAAGEAFDKIARLLGLPFPGGPHIDRVATAAVAERGEALRSAIAFPRGLTSARDQERHRYDVSFSGLKTAVARWVEHREDSGEPVDVGAVAASFTEAVVDVLTRKALLACREQGVDTLLIGGGVAANSRLRSLAEQRCADAGVRLRVPRPGLCTDNGAMVAALGSLMVAAGRAPSELGLGVDSSMPVTTVSGAGSA from the coding sequence ATGAGCCTGGTCCTGGGCATCGAGACCTCGTGCGATGAGACCGGGGTCGGCCTGGTGCGGGACGGGGTGCTGCTGGTCGACGCGATCGCCAGCTCGGTGGACGAGCACGCCCGGTTCGGCGGCGTGGTGCCCGAGGTGGCCAGCCGGGCGCACCTCGAGGCGATGGTGCCGACCATCGAGCGGGCCTGTGCGCAGGCCGGGGTTCGCGTGTCCGACGTGGACGCCGTGGCGGTCACGTCGGGGCCGGGGCTGGTCGGAGCGCTCACCGTGGGCGTGGCCGCAGCCAAGGCGCTCGCGCTCGGGCTGGGTGTGCCGTTGTACGGGGTGAACCACCTGGCGGCGCACGTCGCGGTCGACACCCTCGAGCACGGCCCGCTGCCTCAACCGTCGATCGCCATGCTGGTTTCGGGAGGGCATTCCTCGCTGCTGCTGGTGCCCGATGTGACCGCCGAGATCATCCCGTTGGGACGCACCATCGACGACGCCGCCGGTGAGGCCTTCGACAAGATCGCCCGGTTGCTCGGGTTGCCGTTCCCCGGTGGGCCGCACATCGATCGCGTCGCGACCGCCGCCGTGGCCGAACGCGGTGAGGCGCTGCGTTCGGCGATCGCGTTCCCGCGGGGGTTGACCTCGGCACGCGATCAGGAACGACACCGCTACGACGTCTCGTTCTCCGGTCTGAAGACCGCGGTGGCCCGGTGGGTGGAGCATCGCGAGGACTCCGGTGAACCGGTGGACGTCGGTGCCGTCGCCGCCTCGTTCACCGAGGCCGTGGTCGACGTGCTCACCCGCAAGGCGCTGCTCGCCTGCCGCGAACAGGGCGTCGACACCCTGCTGATCGGGGGCGGGGTGGCGGCCAACTCGAGGCTGCGCTCGCTGGCCGAACAGCGCTGTGCCGATGCCGGGGTACGTCTACGGGTGCCCCGGCCGGGGCTGTGCACCGACAACGGCGCGATGGTGGCGGCACTCGGGTCGCTGATGGTCGCGGCCGGGCGGGCGCCGTCCGAGTTGGGGTTGGGGGTCGACTCCTCGATGCCCGTCACCACCGTGTCAGGAGCAGGGTCGGCATGA
- a CDS encoding methyltransferase translates to MSAPTSVPIADPAGISALRADLDSAGYTVDGARDLLGPLAAAALDREQSLPARRVVAQRAREALGDTDSARLRLARLIGLFTLGVPLDGPALDAALPRLGAVGAVRLGLVRPTRGAAQFVAAVDLRPYGDETHAWWLASDCSELATGAPVAPDHVLGIGGASATLASWTPRRPVSRALDLGTGCGVQALHLATHAASVTATDLSNRAVAFAGFNAALNRQDWRLLTGSMLEPVAGQRFDLVVSNPPFVITPRTADLVQYTYRDGGRVGDGIVAELIGAAGSGVSGVADVLQPGGVAQFLANWEVGAGADWRDRVRAWVEPTGLDAWVVQRELTDPAQYAELWARDGGHVAGSAESGAAFEAMYAAWLDDFEAREVAAIGFGVITLQRPERARPAFVDLVEVLGPVAPVMGTVVDAGLAARTWLAEHDDADLLARHWQVAPDVTQEHHYRPGEADPAVILVRQGGGLGLAHRVDTVAAAYVSVADGELSADQAAVAIAALLDADTEAVRAQVAGTVRTLVRDGLLTIGDAAAS, encoded by the coding sequence ATGAGCGCGCCGACCAGTGTCCCCATCGCCGACCCGGCGGGGATCTCTGCGCTGCGCGCCGATCTCGACTCGGCCGGGTACACCGTGGACGGCGCCCGTGACCTGTTGGGGCCGCTCGCCGCCGCCGCACTGGATCGCGAGCAGTCGCTGCCGGCGCGTCGCGTCGTGGCGCAGCGGGCGCGGGAGGCGCTGGGGGACACCGACTCCGCTCGGCTGAGATTGGCGCGCTTGATCGGGCTGTTCACCCTCGGGGTACCGCTCGACGGGCCGGCCCTGGACGCCGCGTTACCCCGGTTGGGCGCCGTCGGCGCGGTGCGGCTGGGCCTGGTGCGCCCCACGCGGGGTGCAGCGCAGTTCGTTGCCGCGGTCGACCTGCGGCCCTACGGCGACGAGACGCATGCGTGGTGGCTGGCCTCGGACTGTTCGGAGTTGGCCACCGGTGCGCCGGTGGCCCCTGATCACGTGCTGGGGATCGGCGGCGCCTCGGCGACGCTCGCCTCCTGGACGCCGCGGCGTCCGGTCTCGCGTGCCCTCGACCTGGGCACCGGGTGTGGGGTACAGGCGCTGCACCTGGCCACCCACGCGGCCTCGGTGACCGCCACCGATCTGTCGAACCGGGCCGTGGCGTTCGCCGGGTTCAATGCCGCGCTCAACCGGCAGGACTGGCGGTTGCTGACCGGGTCGATGCTGGAGCCCGTTGCCGGGCAACGCTTCGACCTGGTGGTGAGCAATCCGCCGTTCGTCATCACGCCCCGCACCGCCGACCTGGTGCAGTACACCTACCGGGACGGCGGTCGAGTGGGGGACGGCATCGTCGCGGAGCTGATCGGGGCTGCGGGGTCTGGAGTCTCGGGAGTCGCCGACGTGCTCCAGCCCGGTGGGGTGGCGCAGTTCCTGGCCAACTGGGAGGTCGGTGCGGGCGCCGACTGGCGTGACCGGGTGCGTGCCTGGGTCGAGCCCACCGGCCTGGATGCCTGGGTGGTGCAGCGCGAGCTGACCGACCCGGCGCAGTACGCCGAGCTGTGGGCGCGCGACGGCGGACATGTCGCCGGCAGCGCCGAGTCCGGGGCGGCGTTCGAGGCGATGTACGCGGCCTGGCTCGACGATTTCGAGGCCCGCGAGGTGGCGGCGATCGGCTTCGGGGTGATCACCCTGCAACGCCCCGAGCGGGCGCGTCCTGCGTTCGTCGACCTGGTCGAGGTGCTCGGCCCGGTGGCGCCCGTGATGGGGACGGTGGTGGACGCCGGGCTGGCCGCGCGCACCTGGCTCGCCGAGCATGATGACGCCGACCTGCTCGCCCGCCACTGGCAAGTGGCGCCGGACGTCACCCAGGAACACCACTACCGCCCCGGGGAGGCCGATCCCGCCGTCATCTTGGTGCGGCAGGGCGGCGGGCTCGGTCTGGCCCACCGAGTCGACACCGTGGCCGCCGCCTACGTGAGTGTGGCGGACGGCGAGTTGAGTGCCGATCAGGCCGCCGTGGCGATCGCCGCTCTGCTGGACGCCGACACCGAGGCAGTGCGGGCACAGGTGGCCGGCACCGTACGGACGCTGGTGCGCGACGGCCTGCTGACGATCGGCGATGCCGCCGCCTCGTGA
- a CDS encoding aminotransferase class V-fold PLP-dependent enzyme, with product MPLISTVARTALRSATPAAPRPPVGPPARHEAIPATLADHLLIPFDGGVAQYANLDHAASTPALVGVKTAVDRALATYSSVHRGNGYASRVTSRWYEEARTEVAAFLGARPDDTVVFTRSTTDSWSVLAHVLPQDTTVVVFATEHHSTLLPWGAERTITLPVPTSLPEALGRLEATVAAVTNRHCLVVITAASNVTGEIWPIDRIAEITARHGARLAVDAAQFAPHRPIDLASSGIDYLAFSGHKLYAPFGTGVLAGRSDWLDDAAPYLIGGGATARVTSDENPTAVPAATWAAGAARHEGGSPNVIGAIALAAACSALRRSWAAVQAHEERLAQRLRDGLAAIQGVHTYSIFGDEAASAGAIDRVGVVAFTVDGVASSDISAAVSFEYGIGVRDGKFCAHLLVDHLLAGTGHDTAVRASVGLATTDEHVERLIAAIGTIAGRGRAGTWTTPVDTHLEDAAVRPW from the coding sequence ATGCCGCTCATCTCCACCGTCGCCCGCACCGCCCTCCGCTCGGCCACGCCCGCCGCGCCCCGTCCCCCCGTTGGCCCCCCGGCGCGCCACGAGGCCATCCCGGCCACGCTGGCTGACCACCTGCTGATCCCGTTCGACGGCGGCGTCGCGCAGTACGCCAACCTCGACCACGCGGCGTCCACCCCGGCCCTGGTCGGCGTCAAGACCGCCGTCGACCGCGCCCTGGCCACCTACTCCTCGGTGCATCGCGGCAACGGCTACGCCAGCCGGGTGACCAGCCGCTGGTACGAAGAGGCCCGCACCGAGGTGGCCGCGTTCCTCGGTGCCCGCCCCGATGACACCGTGGTGTTCACCCGGTCGACCACCGACTCGTGGTCGGTCCTGGCCCACGTCCTGCCGCAGGACACCACCGTGGTGGTCTTCGCCACCGAGCACCACTCGACCCTGCTGCCCTGGGGCGCCGAGCGCACCATCACCCTGCCGGTGCCGACCAGCCTGCCCGAGGCCCTGGGGCGCCTCGAGGCCACGGTGGCCGCGGTCACCAACCGCCACTGTCTGGTCGTGATCACCGCCGCCTCCAACGTCACCGGCGAGATCTGGCCCATCGATCGGATCGCCGAGATCACGGCCCGGCACGGCGCCCGGCTCGCCGTGGACGCCGCGCAGTTCGCGCCGCACCGCCCGATCGACCTCGCCTCCAGCGGCATCGACTACCTCGCCTTCTCCGGCCACAAGCTGTACGCGCCGTTCGGCACCGGGGTGCTCGCCGGCCGCTCGGACTGGCTGGACGACGCCGCGCCCTACCTGATCGGTGGCGGCGCCACGGCCCGGGTCACCTCGGACGAGAACCCGACCGCCGTCCCTGCCGCGACCTGGGCGGCCGGCGCGGCCCGCCACGAGGGCGGCAGCCCCAACGTCATCGGCGCCATCGCCCTCGCCGCGGCGTGCTCGGCGCTGCGCCGCAGCTGGGCCGCCGTGCAGGCCCACGAGGAGCGGTTGGCCCAGCGGCTGCGCGACGGCCTGGCCGCGATCCAGGGCGTGCACACCTACTCGATCTTCGGCGACGAGGCCGCGAGTGCCGGCGCCATCGACCGGGTCGGCGTGGTGGCCTTCACCGTGGATGGTGTGGCGTCGTCCGACATCTCCGCAGCCGTGTCGTTCGAGTACGGCATCGGCGTCCGCGACGGCAAGTTCTGCGCGCACCTGTTGGTCGACCACCTGTTGGCCGGTACCGGCCACGACACCGCGGTGCGGGCCAGCGTCGGCCTGGCCACCACGGACGAGCACGTCGAGCGCCTGATCGCGGCCATCGGCACCATCGCGGGCCGGGGACGCGCCGGCACCTGGACCACGCCGGTCGACACCCACCTCGAGGACGCCGCGGTCCGCCCCTGGTGA
- a CDS encoding DinB family protein, translating to MTTQRIDTPPTGDEITLLRSFLNYYRATVRLKAEGLDGAQLAMRLGPSELTLGGLLKHLAVVEQGWFRHKLIGGEFTEPWRSVDWASDRDWEFHSAADDSPQELFALFDAAVADSEAILDAALPGGLDQLIQRDSYRGDRTSLRWVLIHLIEEYARHAGHADLLRESIDGATGD from the coding sequence ATGACGACCCAGCGCATCGACACCCCGCCGACCGGGGACGAGATCACGCTCCTGCGCAGCTTCCTGAACTACTACCGCGCGACGGTGCGGCTCAAGGCCGAGGGACTGGACGGCGCCCAACTGGCGATGCGGCTCGGGCCGTCGGAGCTGACCCTGGGCGGGCTGCTCAAGCACCTGGCCGTGGTCGAGCAGGGCTGGTTCCGGCACAAGCTGATCGGTGGCGAGTTCACCGAGCCCTGGCGCAGCGTGGACTGGGCCTCCGATCGGGACTGGGAGTTCCATTCTGCGGCGGACGACTCCCCGCAGGAGCTGTTCGCCCTGTTCGACGCCGCCGTCGCCGATTCGGAGGCGATCCTGGACGCCGCTCTGCCCGGCGGCCTCGACCAGCTCATCCAGCGGGACAGCTACCGCGGTGACCGGACCAGCCTGCGATGGGTCCTGATCCACCTGATCGAGGAGTACGCCCGCCACGCCGGGCACGCCGACCTGCTGCGCGAGTCCATCGACGGCGCCACCGGCGACTGA